One genomic window of Medicago truncatula cultivar Jemalong A17 chromosome 1, MtrunA17r5.0-ANR, whole genome shotgun sequence includes the following:
- the LOC11422850 gene encoding PTI1-like tyrosine-protein kinase At3g15890, with product MPLKCLCCFLSNEEQSHKRNVDDKKNIRDYPWERYTLKELLRATNNFHQDNKIGEGGFGSVYWGQTSKGVEIAVKRLKTMTAKAEMEFAVEVEVLGRVRHKNLLGLRGFYAGGDERLIVYDYMSNHSLLTHLHGQLASDCLLDWPRRMSITVGAAEGLAYLHHEANPHIIHRDIKASNVLLDTEFQAKVADFGFAKLIPAGVSHLTTRVKGTLGYLAPEYAMWGKVSESCDVYSFGILLLEIISAKKPIEKLPGGIKRDIVQWVTPYVQKGVFKHIADPKLKGNFDLEQLKSVIMIAVRCTDSSPDKRPSMIEVVEWLKDGVSKRKKEIPNLSNNKGHDEENDENYEEFVTMQSNNLKILSDNDRRKMR from the exons ATGCCCTTgaaatgtttatgttgttttctctCTAATGAAGAGCAAAGCCATAAACG GAATGTTGATGACAAGAAAAATATTAGGGACTATCCATGGGAAAGATACACCTTGAAAGAGTTGCTTCGTGCAACAAACAACTTTCATCAAGATAACAAGATTGGAGAAGGTGGATTTGGAAGTGTATATTGGGGTCAAACAAGTAAAGGCGTCGAG ATTGCTGTGAAGCGGTTGAAGACAATGACTGCAAAAGCAGAGATGGAATTTGCAGTTGAAGTGGAAGTACTAGGAAGGGTGAGGCATAAGAATTTGTTAGGATTGAGGGGGTTCTATGCAGGAGGAGATGAAAGGTTAATTGTGTATGATTACATGTCTAATCATAGCTTGCTCACTCATTTACATGGTCAACTTGCTTCAGATTGTTTACTTGATTGGCCTAGAAGAATGAGCATAACAGTTGGTGCAGCTGAAGGTTTAGC GTACTTGCACCATGAGGCAAATCCTCACATAATTCATAGAGACATAAAGGCAAGCAATGTTCTATTAGACACAGAATTTCAAGCCAAGGTAGCTGATTTTGGTTTTGCAAAGCTAATACCAGCAGGTGTAAGCCATCTTACAACAAGGGTTAAAGGCACACTTGGTTATTTGGCACCAGAATATGCTATGTGGGGTAAGGTTTCTGAGAGTTGTGATGTTTATAGCTTTGGAATTTTGCTTTTGGAGATTATAAGTGCCAAGAAACCAATTGAAAAACTACCTGGTGGAATAAAAAGGGACATTGTTCAATGGGTCACACCATATGTACAAAAGGGTGTTTTTAAACATATTGCTGATCCAAAATTGAAAGGGAATTTTGATTTAGAGCAATTGAAATCTGTGATTATGATAGCTGTGAGGTGCACTGATAGTAGTCCTGATAAAAGGCCTAGCATGATAGAGGTGGTGGAATGGCTTAAGGATGGTGtttcaaagagaaaaaaagagatTCCAAATTTGAGTAACAATAAGGGAcatgatgaagaaaatgatgaaaactATGAAGAGTTTGTAACAATGCAGTCCAACAATTTGAAAATACTAAGTGACAATGATAGGCGCAAAATGAGATGA
- the LOC11422849 gene encoding carboxylesterase 1: MSMSLHITAIAILSLHLLLLLANVNSSSSMDPYKVLNLIHNPNGTITRLDKYPQSPPSQDPNLPTPSLSKDLTLNPSKHTWARIYLPHKPTSKKLPLIVFYHGGGFIFYSAASTYFHNFCSNLANQTHSVVVSLEYRLAPEHRLPAAYEDSVEILHWIKTSKDPWLTHHADYSRVYLMGESAGGNIAYTAGLRAAAIVDEIKPVNIKGLILIQPFFGGNKRTASEIRLEKDLNLPLIVTDSMWNLSLPLGVDRDYEYCNPTVNGGDKVLEKIRLFGWRVAVFGCDGDQLVDRQRELVKLLEGKSVNVVGQFYSGGRHGIFVGDASMSQKVFDLVNGLH; the protein is encoded by the coding sequence ATGTCTATGTCACTACACATTACTGCTATTGCTATTCTTTCCTTGCATCTCCTCCTCTTACTTGCGAATGTAAACTCATCATCCTCCATGGATCCATACAAAGTACTCAACCTAATCCACAACCCAAACGGCACCATCACACGCTTAGACAAATACCCACAATCCCCACCTTCACAAGATCCCAATCTTCCTACACCCTCCCTCTCCAAAGACCTGACCCTAAACCCATCAAAACACACTTGGGCTAGAATCTACTTACCCCACAAACCAACCTCCAAGAAACTACCACTCATCGTTTTCTACCATGGCGGTGGCTTCATCTTTTACAGCGCCGCTTCAACTTACTTCCACAACTTCTGCTCCAACCTCGCTAATCAAACTCACTCCGTCGTTGTTTCACTCGAATATCGTCTTGCACCGGAACACCGTCTTCCGGCAGCCTATGAAGACTCCGTGGAGATTCTTCACTGGATCAAAACCTCAAAAGATCCATGGCTAACACATCATGCTGATTACTCACGTGTTTATCTCATGGGAGAGAGTGCTGGAGGTAACATTGCATACACCGCAGGTCTACGTGCAGCTGCAATAGTTGATGAGATTAAACCGGTTAATATCAAAGGTTTGATATTAATTCAACCGTTTTTTGGTGGGAACAAGAGGACAGCGTCTGAGATAAGACTTGAGAAGGATTTGAATTTACCGTTGATAGTTACTGATTCAATGTGGAATTTGTCTTTACCTTTAGGAGTTGATCGTGATTATGAGTATTGTAATCCAACGGTGAATGGTGGAGATAAGGTTTTGGAGAAGATAAGGTTGTTTGGTTGGAGAGTAGCGGTTTTTGGTTGTGATGGGGATCAACTTGTGGATCGTCAGAGGGAATTGGTGAAGTTGCTTGAGGGTAAAAGTGTCAATGTGGTTGGACAGTTTTATAGTGGTGGTAGACATGGTATTTTTGTCGGTGATGCTTCTATGTCTCAAAAGGTTTTCGATTTAGTGAACGGTCTTCATTGA